The following proteins come from a genomic window of Pirellulales bacterium:
- a CDS encoding carboxypeptidase M32, producing MPNLDSAYEQLTSHTRETALFQSIESLLGWDERTHMPLAAGEYRADQMTLLAGLLHRRRTDPRLGQWLTELAEQPADSHSDRGATVRELKRQYDRRVKLPQALVEELARTSVLGQQAWFTARANDDFKSFLPLLEKMFQLKREAAEALGYEENRYDALLDDYEPRGRTSQISQVLAGLREQLVPLVAAIGASSRKPNVEIVTRQYALAEQEQFAKHVAAECGFDFQRGRLDVTAHPFCTNNGPHDTRITTRYNEHHFPGAFFGVLHEAGHGIYDQGLRTEWYGLPPGEAVSLGIHESQSRMWENFVGRSKPFWKHFYGEAQRRFSPALGGVSLDNFYAAINDVRPSLIRTESDEATYNLHVLIRFELEQALVADDLKCADLPAAWNEKYHHYLGITPPNDAQGVLQDIHWSAGLVGYFPTYALGNLYAAQFFEQADQDLGGLHRQFERGEFEPLKKWLREHIHRAGQCYTADELVQRITGKPLSHAPLMAYLKGKFGPLYGLK from the coding sequence ATGCCAAATCTCGATTCCGCGTACGAGCAACTTACCAGCCACACGCGCGAAACGGCGCTGTTTCAATCCATCGAATCGCTGTTGGGGTGGGACGAACGCACGCACATGCCGCTGGCGGCGGGCGAATATCGGGCCGACCAAATGACGCTGCTGGCCGGCTTGTTGCATCGCCGCCGCACCGATCCGCGGCTAGGCCAGTGGCTGACCGAATTGGCCGAACAGCCTGCCGATTCGCACAGCGATCGGGGCGCTACGGTCCGGGAACTCAAGCGGCAATACGATCGCCGCGTAAAGTTGCCGCAAGCGCTGGTCGAGGAGCTGGCGCGAACTTCGGTCTTGGGCCAACAGGCGTGGTTTACGGCTCGAGCGAACGACGATTTTAAATCGTTCCTGCCGCTATTGGAAAAAATGTTTCAATTGAAGCGCGAAGCAGCCGAAGCGCTGGGCTACGAAGAAAACCGCTACGACGCCCTGTTGGACGATTACGAGCCCCGCGGCCGCACTTCGCAAATTTCGCAGGTGCTGGCGGGCTTGCGCGAACAATTGGTGCCGCTGGTGGCGGCCATTGGCGCCAGCAGCCGAAAGCCGAACGTCGAAATTGTAACCCGCCAATATGCCCTGGCCGAGCAAGAACAGTTCGCCAAGCACGTGGCTGCCGAGTGCGGGTTCGATTTTCAACGCGGACGGCTGGATGTCACGGCCCATCCGTTTTGTACCAACAACGGTCCACACGATACCCGCATTACCACGCGGTACAACGAGCATCATTTTCCCGGCGCGTTTTTCGGCGTGCTGCACGAGGCCGGGCACGGCATTTACGACCAGGGGCTGCGCACCGAGTGGTACGGCCTGCCGCCGGGCGAAGCGGTGTCGCTGGGTATTCACGAATCGCAATCGCGAATGTGGGAAAACTTTGTCGGGCGGAGCAAGCCGTTCTGGAAGCATTTTTACGGCGAAGCGCAGCGGCGGTTTTCGCCAGCGCTGGGAGGAGTTTCGCTCGACAATTTTTATGCGGCCATCAACGACGTGCGGCCCTCGCTCATTCGCACGGAATCCGACGAGGCCACGTACAATTTGCACGTGTTAATTCGCTTTGAGCTGGAGCAGGCGCTGGTGGCCGACGATTTGAAGTGCGCCGATCTGCCGGCCGCCTGGAACGAAAAGTATCACCATTACCTCGGCATTACGCCGCCCAACGATGCCCAGGGCGTGCTGCAAGATATTCACTGGAGCGCTGGGCTAGTCGGTTATTTCCCCACGTATGCGCTGGGAAATTTATATGCCGCGCAATTTTTCGAGCAGGCCGATCAGGACCTGGGTGGCCTGCACCGGCAATTCGAGCGCGGGGAATTTGAGCCGCTGAAAAAATGGCTCCGCGAGCACATTCACCGGGCCGGCCAATGTTACACGGCCGACGAATTGGTCCAGCGCATCACGGGCAAGCCGTTGTCGCACGCGCCCCTCATGGCATATCTGAAAGGCAAATTCGGCCCGTTGTACGGCCTGAAGTGA
- a CDS encoding FeoA family protein, with protein sequence MTTLAQLSVGARGRVVRVNQFDEVSARLMEMGLTPGVEVQVLGVAPLGDPIELALRGYRLSVRRSEAARVEVETD encoded by the coding sequence GTGACCACCCTGGCGCAGTTGTCCGTAGGGGCACGGGGTCGGGTAGTGCGAGTCAATCAGTTCGATGAAGTGAGCGCCCGGCTGATGGAAATGGGCCTCACCCCCGGTGTCGAGGTGCAAGTGCTGGGCGTTGCGCCGCTGGGCGATCCAATTGAGCTGGCCTTGCGCGGTTATCGACTGAGCGTGCGCCGCAGCGAAGCGGCACGGGTGGAAGTGGAGACGGATTAG
- the feoB gene encoding ferrous iron transport protein B: protein MSSASLQKTVTVALVGNPNTGKSTLFTALAGVRQRIGNYPGVTVEKKLGHMQHGGQRWAVVDLPGTYSLAPHSPDEMVVVDVLLGRRDDTPCEAIICIVDASNLERNLYLVSQVLELGLPTVVALNMMDIAAARGLKIDAALLAQRLGIPVVPIQANKRRGLNELKAALAETVGRPAPARESPFPEAFRNEVSQLEAALNGAINGLHAKPQAEVRSQVNGEQRAEDAVPRYLAERLLLDNSGYLESSGVIGRNGQAKLSAAQLSEHLQAARSRLAAAGLPVPAVEALVRYDWAGRQLEGVIARSTARSETLTDKIDRILTHRLWGTAVFVVVMVALFSSIFVAAEPLMKLLDGGAHALGDFVKAHMTDGAARSLLVDGLIAGAGSVIVFLPQVLILFMFIAILEDCGYMARAAYLMDKLMVRVGLSGKSFIPLLSSFACAIPGIMATRVIENRRDRLTTIMVAPLMSCSARLPVYTLLIGAFIPAQIYVAGFLPLQGVTLLVMYLVGVVAAVVVALILKRTLLRGATPPFVMELPPYKFPSPALVIHRMLERGWAFVKRAGTLIVAVAIVVWALLYYPHNPTAVEETLQRDQAALTAQIRQLPTGDPHRQYLEAELARYNDPAQHEQLLVGAYQRQSILGRMGRWIEPAVRPLGWDWRVGCAAIASFPAREVVLGTLGVIYNLGNVD from the coding sequence ATGTCCAGCGCGAGTTTGCAAAAAACGGTGACGGTCGCGCTGGTGGGAAATCCTAACACCGGCAAATCGACGCTGTTTACAGCGCTGGCCGGCGTGCGGCAGCGGATCGGCAATTATCCCGGCGTTACCGTCGAAAAAAAATTGGGGCACATGCAGCATGGCGGGCAGCGGTGGGCGGTGGTCGATTTGCCCGGCACGTACAGCTTAGCGCCGCATTCGCCGGACGAAATGGTGGTGGTCGACGTGCTATTGGGCCGCCGCGATGATACTCCGTGCGAGGCCATTATTTGCATTGTCGATGCCAGCAATCTGGAGCGGAATTTGTATTTGGTAAGCCAGGTGCTGGAGCTGGGCCTGCCAACGGTCGTGGCGCTGAACATGATGGATATTGCGGCGGCGCGCGGGCTGAAAATTGATGCCGCGCTGTTGGCCCAGCGATTGGGCATTCCGGTTGTGCCGATTCAGGCAAATAAACGCCGCGGCTTAAACGAATTGAAAGCCGCGCTGGCCGAAACGGTGGGTCGACCGGCGCCCGCTCGAGAAAGTCCGTTTCCGGAAGCGTTTCGCAACGAGGTTTCGCAATTGGAAGCGGCGCTCAATGGTGCGATTAACGGTTTGCATGCTAAGCCGCAAGCGGAAGTTAGGTCACAAGTAAACGGCGAACAACGCGCCGAGGACGCTGTGCCGCGATATTTGGCCGAGCGACTGTTGCTGGACAACAGCGGTTACTTGGAAAGTTCGGGCGTGATTGGCCGCAACGGACAAGCCAAGTTAAGTGCGGCGCAACTGAGCGAGCACCTGCAGGCGGCGCGCTCGCGGTTGGCGGCGGCCGGATTGCCGGTGCCGGCGGTGGAAGCGCTGGTTCGCTACGATTGGGCCGGCCGGCAACTGGAGGGCGTCATTGCCCGATCGACGGCGCGCAGCGAAACGCTGACCGATAAAATCGATCGCATTCTGACGCATCGCTTATGGGGCACGGCCGTGTTCGTGGTCGTCATGGTGGCCCTGTTCTCGTCGATATTCGTCGCCGCCGAGCCGCTGATGAAGCTGCTCGATGGCGGGGCACATGCCTTGGGCGATTTTGTGAAAGCTCACATGACCGACGGGGCTGCGCGGTCGCTGTTGGTGGATGGGCTCATTGCCGGGGCCGGCAGCGTGATTGTGTTTTTGCCGCAAGTGCTGATTCTGTTCATGTTCATCGCCATTTTGGAAGATTGCGGGTACATGGCCCGGGCGGCTTACTTGATGGACAAGCTGATGGTTCGCGTGGGTCTGAGCGGGAAATCGTTCATCCCGCTGTTGTCGTCATTTGCCTGCGCCATTCCGGGCATTATGGCCACCCGAGTGATTGAAAATCGGCGCGACCGGTTGACGACGATTATGGTGGCGCCGCTGATGAGTTGCTCCGCCCGATTGCCGGTGTACACGCTGTTGATTGGGGCCTTCATTCCGGCCCAGATATACGTGGCCGGATTTTTGCCGCTGCAAGGGGTGACGCTGTTAGTGATGTATTTGGTGGGCGTGGTGGCGGCCGTTGTCGTGGCGCTGATTTTGAAGCGCACGTTGCTGCGGGGAGCCACGCCGCCGTTTGTAATGGAGCTGCCGCCGTATAAATTTCCGTCGCCGGCGTTGGTTATTCATCGCATGTTGGAGCGCGGCTGGGCATTCGTAAAACGGGCAGGCACACTGATTGTGGCCGTGGCGATTGTGGTGTGGGCCTTGTTGTACTATCCGCACAATCCGACGGCGGTGGAAGAAACTTTGCAGCGCGATCAAGCGGCGCTGACGGCACAAATTAGACAATTGCCGACCGGCGATCCGCATCGACAATACCTGGAGGCGGAGCTCGCGCGGTACAATGATCCTGCGCAGCACGAGCAGTTGCTGGTTGGCGCGTATCAGCGGCAAAGTATTTTGGGACGCATGGGGCGCTGGATTGAGCCGGCCGTGCGGCCGCTGGGTTGGGATTGGCGCGTCGGCTGCGCAGCCATTGCTTCGTTTCCAGCGCGCGAAGTTGTGCTCGGAACACTGGGTGTAATTTATAATCTAGGAAACGTCGACTT
- a CDS encoding FeoA domain-containing protein produces MSLNKNTAAASLTHRLMPLGRVSAGQRASVAQVVGRSDQVQRLKELGFQHGAALEMVSAGSPCIVRLQGNKLCIRGNELLNVLVECED; encoded by the coding sequence ATGAGTCTCAATAAGAATACCGCCGCAGCCAGCTTAACCCATCGGCTTATGCCGTTGGGTCGTGTGTCGGCCGGCCAGCGCGCAAGCGTGGCGCAAGTAGTGGGCCGCTCCGATCAAGTGCAGCGGCTGAAGGAGCTGGGCTTCCAACACGGCGCCGCTTTGGAAATGGTGAGCGCCGGCAGCCCCTGCATTGTCCGGCTGCAGGGAAACAAGCTCTGCATTCGCGGCAACGAACTACTCAACGTGCTGGTTGAGTGCGAGGACTGA